The following DNA comes from Anastrepha obliqua isolate idAnaObli1 chromosome 1, idAnaObli1_1.0, whole genome shotgun sequence.
AGTCACGCATATTGAAGAGATTGATCTTTGAGAAGTCACCCAGCAATGCATCGAGTGATTTGCAATCAGTATGCGACTCATCTCTAATCAGTTGTATGCCTTGTAGTAATTTCTCGAGTCGTTTGTCGTTCTGATCACGCACTTCACGCAGCTCctcatttttcttttgctttgtcTTCAGAGTTTCCTCGAGCTTCTCAATAGTTTCCAACTGGTTTTGCAGTGTGTTATGGTTGGTAAATTTCAATTCGGCAACTTCATTATATAGTTGGTTCACTGACTTATTGAGTATTGTCATGTGATAGCTCAATTCATTGGAGTAggtaaaaaatgaataatataTCCCCTTTTCTTTCTGAAACTTGGTGAGTACGGCATCCACATCTTTGGAGTTAGTGTAAGCGAAAATCTTTTGCAATACATCATTATATAAATTAATCTTTTTGCGATGTTGCTGACGAAATCGTTCACGTCGCTGATACTCCTTTGGCTGCAGATCGTCCATAATTCTTTCGTGCCCTTTGCAATCCATAAATTCATAATTGGCCGCATCGGCAGCTTTCCTGCGCATTATGGCTTGCATTTCAACCATTCTCAACTCGTGATCCTTTGCATCTTTCTTATTCAGAATACTCATCTTTTCATAGGCATTTATACACCTTTCGAAAGTGCCCAGCGCATAGTCGATCAAATCCACAATGTACTTCCTGTCGCTATTCAACCTTTGCGCCAGCTTGGTGTAGATATCATTGAAGCTGGTGCGGTGATGTAGCAACATTATCAGCTCCCCTCTCAGTTCGCTATTAATGGCAGTAAAGGCACACTCGCTACGCACGCCCACTTCCAACTGATTTTCCAATATATCCAACTTCTTTCGCACTCTCGCCACATGCGCCTGATGCTGTGAATCGGGCACAGTACGGCGATTCAAATCGTACACTTGCCTATTGACACGACTAATTTCACGCTCTAAATTCGAGATGCATTCCTTGGTATGGCGTATATCATCGCCCAAGTGCTCTTGGCAAGCAATGTGACATTGAATGTTCCGGATCGCACGATTATTCTGCCGCCGAAACGTTTCACCGCTGGCTACCCAAATTTGTGCGCGCAATGTATCCTTTTCAGCGCGCAGTTGATCGATTGTATTTTGATAGCTTTGCGTCACAATCGTTTCTTTACGCGAGCGCAATTTCGTCGATAGCACCGTCTTATATTGACGCTGGCGTCGGCTGAGCTCCTTTTGCTTTTGCAAATAGTGCTCAAGGAAGTTCTTCTTGTTGAACTCTTCGCCTGTTTCTTCGGTCATGGTGGATTTAtatagaaattttcaaattaaatattaatgccgtgaattatatatgtatgtaattaaaaatatggaaCTTTTCGGTTGATCGAGTCAGAAATTgaacgaaaattttaattgcgtAGAGGAAAAATGAGCTACTAAGTTGAATGAAGTTTTAGAGAGTTAATAGGGTACTTCAGAACGAATGAATTTCAATAAgctgaaaagaaaattataccTAAAAAATTTGATGCAATTCGCCTGAATATTGAATTTGGGGAATATTCACTACCTAAGAGGTATCCTCTGTAGTATAGACCGCGTTGCCGACCACTGTTCGATCCTATAGATCCAATCCGATAAACTACTTTcggaatcactcctaacttttGCCTGCCTTAGGACAGGTTGTTCTTACCCCAGTAGCTTGCCGATTGTCCAGACCAGCGGTAACCATCTGAACAATCGAGACTTCACTCGTATGACCACCGCTCGTGCCTGAATCCTGCATACGAACGACTGCTTTTCGGGAAATTTTAGAACCCGCTTTAGATGGATACTGTCCCCTCTTCCATCCTCCATATCTGATTTTGGCATTATACAgggtaaccaattaaaaaggccataactttagtttggaaaattacttatattcaattcaaagtaagaaatgtgtgaaaataatacaaaattaagaatcaatttactcttgctcgatatgaccaccttttgccttgactatggccttcagacggtccagaaatgaaCCGCAAGCCgaccgaatgtgacttgcaggatTTTTGGCCCACTGTCGGGCAATAGATttcttcagcgcctcgagactggtgaatctatTAGTTCGGACGTTGTTCTCCAAAATGTGTCAAACAGAATAATTCATCGGAATCGCATCTGGttaatttgagagccattgtgtggacgctatgaagtttggaacgttgtttttagccattcttgctTGCTTccgcttccgcgcgcttgtaaacaatactctggactgtcatttatccaactaacagacagctgatgcccgggTGCAAGCGGTCTggagttggttacacttcgagtgccggaccctgtaagtaTACCTATCTGCGCttaccaaaaaacgaaaaaaaaaaaacgctcatTGGCAGTTCTCTATGATCCGTAGAGAGATTTGTCATCTCGCGTGATAATTAAGCAATGTATTGAATACAATACCaccccatatacatatatcattcGTTGATTATGAAAAGGCAATGACTCTGTCAAAAGAGAATATATATGGGAAGCCTAATTTGAAATAGCTACAATGGTGCGTATTGTAGAGTTCTTCACAATGGAAAGCTCAGCATGCGAAAGCACTCTTGGAGTGCGACAAGGGTGTGCATTGTCTCCTTTGTTATTTATCGTTGAAGGACTGgatttttcaaatgtttgaCTCTGTAAACCGTGGAACTACCTGGACAATGAACACCAGTCTCGAAGATCTGGAATATGCAGATGAATCTGTTTTACTCTCGCATTCGCATCAATGCATGCAGATGAAATTCAATTTGCTTCAGCAGGCGCACGCAAAAGCAGgactcaaaattaatttaaaaagacgGAATCTGTGCGTATCAAAGGTAACAACACTGTGTCCAACAACATCACAACTTGCACAAAGGTCAAAATTTTTAACGCTTGCGTTAAGTCCGTGCTGAACACTTCAACAATAGATGAAAAATTGATGAAgggaagaaaatggtattgggcAATCAGATTGCACgtgccatttgatttttttcaatgatttgagcATGAGACCGGtcgtcgcaaaattcgtaccaaaactgctcaatttcgaccaaaaccAGCATCGCATAAACATTGAACATTGTCCGCgatgacccaaatttgctccagagggtcataactggtgacaaatCGTGGGCTTATGGTTATggcgtggaaaccaaagcttaatcatctcaatggaagctgccgcacgaacaaacctgctcacacatcgttgcttgtgcccgactttttggccaaaaacagcacaccaatgatgccacagccaccgtatttcccagatatggccccctgtgactttttcttgttcccgaaactggagtggcccatgaaaggacgacgctgcgctacgattgacgagataaagacggcatcgaagaaggagctgaacaagatggaaaaaaatgattttttgaagtgcttcgaagattggaaaaaacgttggcacaagcgCATATTATCTCAtgaggattactttgaaggggacaaattgatattaatgaaaaaaataataatttttgaaaaaaaaacacaaaattcacgatactttttgaacacacctcgtacaccaaaatagaaataaagaaatgaaaatatggaTGGATAGGGCATACTCTGCGTAAGCCTTATGAGGAACCCGCAAGGAACGAGAAGAAGAGTCAGATCATTAATGACTTGGCAAAGGATTATCCGCAATGAAACTGGAAAACCGTTAAATGAAGTGAGATTTATATCTAGAAATGTTTagaaaacttttgttggatCCTGAAGCTCGTAAAGGAGTAcggaataatatatgtaatatgcaggaagttttaaaattaatataattttttatttctttgcaataaaattgtataatatacaaatatttatttccacaAATTCTTTGCGGCATAATACAGGAAATGCcagtacaaatatacatactttcCTGTGCAAACCAATCGAGAGTAGAAATGTTATGATTCCGCGAATTCAATAATTTCCAAGTGAGCctcaattcatttaaaaaattactgttGCGAAATACCAGTCACTTCTAGGGCgcggaaaattttcgaaatcgaaTGAATGAAAGCCGCCGTGCGCAAATTGTTGCAGAGTGCATATTCGTTTGCCACGATTTTGATGCCTTCTGCGGCAGTTTCCATAACAGTTTGTAGACCAGCATCCACAATTTCCGCCTCCTTCGTGCAATCGCGCATAAGCTCTAGCTTCTTATTTGGCTTGAATTTAGCCTGAgacaatgcaaataaaaaatattaaaacggaATGAAATCTGCATGTAAATCCGAATTTACTTACATCACCTTTGCCCTCGTTTAACGAGTTGAATAATTCATGGATCATGGCGTTTTCACGCTTCACATGCATTTTGCCGTAAGACACGTgattgatatttttcaaatactcaAAATAAGACACCGTCACACCACCAGCATTGCAATACATATCGGGTATGatgagaacattttttttgcgcaGTATTTCATCTGCAGCCGGTGTTGAAGGCCCATTAGCGCCTTCCAAAATCAATTTGGCTTGCACACTGCCAGCATTTTCCGCCGTGAGCACCTTCTGCGTGGCGCACGGCATCAGTATGTCGCATTTTTCACCCAACAGACTGCCGCTCTTCTCTGTAGCCTTCGTATAGCCCTTGACGGATTTCTTATTCTTCGCATAATATTCCATTAAGTCCTAAAAATAAATGCGAGAGCTTGCGTGTCCcctttaaaaatcataaaaatcgaAGCATTCAATAGTACCTTTGGATCTATGCCATTCTCGTTCACTAGCGATACGTCCAATTCTTGTACACCTATTAATTTTGCACCGGCTTCTACCACAAAAACAGATGCATGCGAGCCGACATTTCCGAATCCCTGTACAATCACCGTCTTATCCTTCCAACCAGTTTTCCAGCCCAACAGATCCATCCAATTTTTATCCGTAATAAAACAATCGGCTGCCTTAAAAAGGCCGCGCCCCGTTGCCGCGGTGCGACCATTTATACCGCCTATTGCTACTGGCTTACCGGTCGTGATGGCTAGCGCGTTGACGTCATTGTAACCTATATATAAGAAATGCGTAAGAAAAGCgagctttttttttcttattattattattatcttttttatttaccgAATGTCTTAAGGTATTGATCCACTAGCCAACTCATCTCTCGTTCACCTGTATTGACATCTGGTGCGGGCACATCTATACCTGGTCCTATCATATTGCGCCTCAATAGTTCCATAGTATAGCGTCGCGTAATTTTCTGCAATTCTTGTACTGTATACTTTTTGGGATCGATTCTGATGCCACCCTTAGAACCTCCGAAAGGTACATTCACACAAGCGGTCTTGAATGCCATCAAGTAAGCCAAAGCACGAATCTCATCGAAGTCCACATCCATGGCGTAACGTATGCCTATGAGATAAAGAGGAACGATTTCGTTAATATACGGAAATGACTTCTATCAAAATAATGGAAACCAACTATGTGATTAGTTTAGTGTCTAATTGCTCATAGAAAAGTGCCGGGAATGATGAACTCAAGAAGAGGAAACGGAAGAACGACCACTTTTTAAGATCTTAGGACAATCACGCGATATGTGACTTTCCAACGGTAATCGAAATCCATGAATGggcaaaattaaaatcaataaacCAAGAAATATTGGTTGGCAGCTTCAAACATCCCCCTGGGGTCTCAtgtaacaataataacaattgcGTCTATTTCCTAAATgcaggggcctacagttttatgccacctccgaacgtcagattttttataaggaactttttcttttgcataacataaatacactcggaggcttgccattgcctgctgaggtcTCATGTCCTTCTCGTAATAATTTGAGTGttcaatttttaacttttattcttACGAGCATTCGCTCTTCTTACTTACCTCCCTTGAGTGGCAGTCGATGTCTGGTGTGATGTGCACGATAACCAGTGATCAACTCATATTGACCATTATCCTTGATTATGGGGAAAGTAACTTCCAGCATGTTGCTGGTTGAACCGATCATTCTCAGCATAGCACCAACACGTTCTTCGCGTTGTTCCTTCTTCATCCAAGGGTACTTTTCAAGTTCTTTTATCATCGTCGGTTCCATAATTTGTGCGGCCGCATGATAATAGTATTCAATCATCTGTGAAAATACGGGATCTTTCTCTTTAGGTATTTTTTCCAAGTGCTTTGGAATCTCATGCTTTTGTCGAATAGCTAATGAGCTGCGAATTTTCCTCGGCATTGATGACCTTAAGGATTTCTTTAAGGCGACcaacatattgaaaaatgttgaagtGATACCGACAATGAAATTTCAGAACCCTTTatctttagttttattttcgtaatttatatttaattttattgtaattcttTATTGTAGTTTTCTTATTAATTGTATTGGTGTCTATATTATAAATTCGCTCGTATACGTTTTTTTACGTTTACTTTTCTCCTGACGGCTCTAATTTTTCTAAGATTTTCTGTAGTtcgaaaattaagttttaattcgtttttctcAATACTGTCTTTCAAAGTTTCTTCGACGAGTTTGACTATCGTGACATTGAGTAGATGTTTGTATTGTAAGCATTAATATTTTTGGGTACCCGTTTTGAGCATTTCAATTATAATTGAATCGTGAAACATTCTCGATGGCTGTGAACAAATGAAAAGAGAATTACGATACAAACGTATTTAATTCATTGACATTAATTTTGCTTAGTCGGAAAAAATCCTAATCCATTAAGGAAGAAAATAATTTGTCTTTAAATATTGCTTGCTTAAAGTGCAAATTTCCTTAGTGccgtttttcaaattttacagcAAAGTATAAAAATCTTTCATAGCACTTTTCTTCAATCATCTATTTTGCAGATTCTCTAATACAAAATTTCACGCGTTCTAAACTAAAAAAGAATTCAAATCAATTCATGTCCACAACGTTGACGAAACATTTTAGTATTATTTGGATTGGTCACATTTTCGGTGAGTATTTTGAACTTAGCAAAGTTACTTACCACCGAATAGAAGAGGTTAACAATAAAACAGGTAGCTTGATTTTTTTAGAAAGGATCAATTCTTTAATTGTCTActtattgtattaaaatataaggtTCTTAGGAAAAGTGTATTTGATATTTAACAACAACGGTATTATCACTGAGTTATTGGATATGGGAATatgtttccgccctcgtaaaagaggagacgtgagacgtttggtgacgtctTGCTCTTGATGCTCTTGatcggcagaaaagaaaaggttttctgcagcgtgtcgtcactggcgatgaaaaatggatcttttatgataaccctaagtgtcgaaaatgttgcagcttgccaggtgaaccaggtccatcgacagcgaaaaaaagtattcatgcttcaaaggttatgttgtgcatctggtgggatcagaagggtgtcatccattaggaactccttaaaccatctgaaaccatcactgacgACCaacgatcgttaccgactgcaaggAATGCGTTTAAAACGagatctcaaagaaaagcggccggaatgggacggtagacaagACAAACCGATTTTGCTGATTTTGccgcatgacaacgccaggccacacgttgctaaattggttcagaaatatttagagggactgaattgggaaatattgccccacccgccgtatgcACCTTCAGATTACCATCTCGTCTGATCAATTCAGTCAGCCCTGATTGGGAGagtggttcacttcttacgagagcatcgcaaactggctcaatgaatggatcaagtcaaaagaactcgaatttttcgtcaaagGAATCCGTATGCCGCCTGAAAGGAGTAACGTTGTAGCGTTAGCTCCATCTTAACatatttaattatcaataagacgtaagaaaagaaaaataaagaaaaagtttaatttttttttgtttttttactgaattattatatatacatatatatacatatcagagacctgcatggctcactattttcttgagttgttcatacgcaaaatttcttgctcacattcagtcaattgaaccaaaatatttggtcaagtgcagtcagctcatgcaggcgaacgcgtagttcagctcagtcaacacgtatgatctaatgtcttcggctcaaatctaatcattgaacaaaaagcagcattgaatgaaattagcatcggcctttgcgttcaaacgatcaaacTTGTTCAAAGAAGTAATTGTCATTACTGTAAATAGCACATGTTCGAGCAAACGAGCGTTGACGTACAATGTACTCTGTAAATTGCGTTTCGTATTTGAAAGGATTAGTTAGTTTCAGCAATGTTTccttatttacattattttctttcgtgttttattataagttttaagaaaaaaaaacaaatatgaaaatatagtgtttttgctttaaaattttgcttttactttgctatcgttagttacaagcaaaaactcatgcgggatcatacgtgttcaaaccggctcatttggctctatagcccttttattcttgctcaaaaaaatgaatgtatagccgaacgagcaaatacccgaaacggctgctatgaagacgattggtgataacatcggagagctaaaacgcagcacatgatttgattgagctgaaataaacaatgacaataacttatttgaacaagttcgatcgtttgaacgcaaaggcctgtttttttgttcaagtgaAGCGTATGAATGTTTTACACTGAGCCGGTGCAGTTCTCTGATACATATGTAAACTAATTGTAAAGTAaagaaaacagttgaaaagcgGAAAAATTATTATCCGTCGGGAAAGATGAGTTTATCGActctatgaaaatatttttgaagtgaaaacttctttagaatcgttgggagtgatttgggaaaaagtgaaacgaaaaagcgaccctcttggctaccctcttatattatatgttgatataaacgtagcgacgaactaaataactttaattttttcttgagattcgaaccaaggattttggatcggaagctcacattgctagtcgctcggctaccgcgccatgctgtcggcgctggcctaaaagttatttagttcgtcgctacgtttatatcaacatataatataacgcttcgtaacgcttggttcgaatcacaagaaaaaaattttttttatacagttattttattttattttatgatatgtttatgaggagctttttttcatggcagaaatacactcggtgttttgccattgcctgctgaggggtgagcgctattagaaaaatagttttccttaattttggtgttttcaccgagattcgaactgacgttctctctgtgaattctgaatagtagtcacgcaccaacccattcggctacgccgtttgtttaattttactgatgcaaaaatgagggaaaatatttgaataaagtttgcttcctgtttacacattttccaaaggtgacggagaaccaaaaaaaaaagtcgattttcaaacaaatacgagtgcatatgtgtaattgtgttagagtttcggtcacgccccagcaaaacctgcgtgcatatgtgtttgtaacattcaaaaaaatgtaattgtgttagagtttcggtcacgcaggttttgctggggacgctcataatagcaaccgcgtgtgtatttttatattcgtaaatattttcatttttaaatatttaccgcaattatgccgaaaaataatgcagaaaagtgtcgtgaatatcgacagaaaaaaaatcaataaatagcatcacggaattcattcacgaaaatttaataaagtatacaccagaagtatcgcggatacttagaaaagattacaataaagttccaatgattttaagtggcgattttaacgtaaattttgcattggacacagcggttcctttaattgactttctcaatacaacattcaatttaaaaatgtgtaacaatcgcactgaatcgacaacacgatcaaaaacaacaattgacgcggtatttcaaagatatgttgacaacatcgaaaccaaagcatttgtatcatattttagctatcataagccactcgtatcatttgttgaaattgaaaacattgaggatgaataataataaaatgaagaaaataaaatatgaactttatagcaatattataaagaacctataattatcccgctcctaatgctgctttcgtctcattctctctcagtttgttttacggaaggtttcacttctatcgcgtctaaccgttagactggtatattttttttttttgtcaaaaagtactTACGTTTTACActgttatcgtttttttttaatgaatcacTCGCACTTCAGTTCTGCTTTTTCATCCACCTGCACAAAGTGAGGTTATGTCGAAATCTTATCAAATCGTAGACAATTTGATTGcgttttattattgctaaatatgtatatatttgctggattaaaatagtttgaattattttataatgcttaatttggaaataaaattctttcaaaattgCAATACCATATATGGGCCCATTTGCGGTAAACGGTTAAATGGGAGGGACATGATAAAGGATCTATAGCGGTTTTAATTTGCCGGTAGAGGATTTTGTTGTTCAATTGTCACAGCTCAAAGTtgcacttgttgacaagagaaATTCTCCTTAGCACTTCGAGACGTTTTGCTTAATCACGGCAGatactttgttttgtcctcgcGCCCTTCAGATCCACTCTCCTCGCTTTTCTATTcaatttggaaaaggcagaactaacagcgtcattgttaaggccgattatgttgttattatcggcatacgccagaAATTTCACGCGTCATAGAGTTACAACATTTTCACATTGGTTTGCAATATCGTCGCATTTATTAAGACTCGCCAAGCCTTTAGTTTGTTTCATAAATTGGGGGAAAATAGGCAGAGCCTACCATTTGAAGTACATACTTCATGGGATACTCcacttttttttatgctgtagtatgaaaaaacaaaaacaaattatttgaataaaatatggtaaaaacccaaaaaattcgTATGGCTGTGGTCTTCTACTGTAATATTTAGTGTAACCAGTATTTGTCTACAATTAGGgcgcatatttattattttttttttttaatatgtaataCAAAGGCTTTCAGACTTCTTCCGTACGTACAATTTTGACGTTGTCATTGTTGCAGAAATTTTTACGACAGGAAGTGGTGCCATCTCATAAAAAGCAACACTGCCACAATTATTACAGCTCGGAGCAGGTTTGggcatagtgcactaaataacaccgcgttacacacattctgtcctatgaaccaaatatactttttcggaaaggggataaaaaattaaaatacacgtGTTTCGGCGATTTttatgtacacgtcacaatttttgttttttttttgtattttataactttaaacgagcaattcttgtatgcatatatgtatagccacacgatgtcaggattagcttaacggatttgaatgaaattgggcacacagatagtgtatcacatttctagacttttcacctaggtgttgctactgacaatgtttcacagggttgccaactgttcgaaattaaaaaaaaaaaattgcatgagatatgccgatgtgggtttcaaaagaaaggtatttcactccacATTACAATAGaggtaaagcgtttttcaataggtgcgcttcaacttttttccgatagggagggcgaacgacgcaatattttttatttttcgcttgtcatttgtaaacttcattagtatacatttcatcatggaacgctacacacttgagcaacgattgcaaatcgtgcaaattttgtatgaaaataatcgttctgttgctgctactttaagagcattttttccaaaaaatcatcttcagtgatgaagctcacttttggctcaatggcttcgtcaacaagcaaaatatgcgttactgggcagaaagcaatccacacgtgattcatgaggcaccgttgcatcccgaaaaaatcactgtttggtgcggtttacatgccggcggcgtaattggcccatattttttcgttgacgagaacgatcgccacgttactgtgaatggaaatcgataccgcgacatgataaacgattatttttggccgcaattgaatggtatggacttagacgacatgtggtttcaacaggacggggccacaagccacacagcacacgctacaattgatttgttgaagagtaagttcgatgagcgcattatttccagaaatggaccggtcgaatggccgccgcgctcatgtgatttgacgcctctagactattttctttggggttatgtgaagtcattggtctacagtaacaagccggcgacgatttgtgagctcagagccaatattgaacgcgacattgctggaatttcggccgatttatgcaaaagagtggtcgaaaattgggttcaacgattggacttcgtaaaacgtgcacgtggtggtcatgcaaacgaaatcgaatttcatacttaaatgtatgtgtacaaactcgataataaaaaaaaaattagttaaaaaagtcaaaccgtttgtgttttattcaacaaaaaagttgaagcgcttttactgaaaaacgctttataaaaccccgaatttttttattaattttattatacaatattaaaattaaaaattattacattaaaaattttaatgcttttaaagaaacttaggccttttatttttgcgtttgtaagcatttgtgtcagtatcgcgacaaatagaccaacagtattcgccaagcatatgcgtaatgtcttgtcccatttcgccatatgccgaaatcatttctgcaacaatatttttataatttttagctcgtttgttgccaagaaactgctcaataacggcaactgtgcctttccatgcacgttgttcgatagcattcaattttgatgaaaattcataacttgcaactattttttttatctgcggaccactgaaagcaccttaaattatacacatcattaaaaaaatacagttactaaaagccttcgtaaaaaaaacaccggcatgaatctttgcgccgctcagtttcggaaaaatattgcgc
Coding sequences within:
- the LOC129236344 gene encoding outer dynein arm-docking complex subunit 1; amino-acid sequence: MTEETGEEFNKKNFLEHYLQKQKELSRRQRQYKTVLSTKLRSRKETIVTQSYQNTIDQLRAEKDTLRAQIWVASGETFRRQNNRAIRNIQCHIACQEHLGDDIRHTKECISNLEREISRVNRQVYDLNRRTVPDSQHQAHVARVRKKLDILENQLEVGVRSECAFTAINSELRGELIMLLHHRTSFNDIYTKLAQRLNSDRKYIVDLIDYALGTFERCINAYEKMSILNKKDAKDHELRMVEMQAIMRRKAADAANYEFMDCKGHERIMDDLQPKEYQRRERFRQQHRKKINLYNDVLQKIFAYTNSKDVDAVLTKFQKEKGIYYSFFTYSNELSYHMTILNKSVNQLYNEVAELKFTNHNTLQNQLETIEKLEETLKTKQKKNEELREVRDQNDKRLEKLLQGIQLIRDESHTDCKSLDALLGDFSKINLFNMRDYLKILEKRIHSLMVAQFIRERQNPAKRQSEYIVRDVHKICEWATPIDDIVLTQQCPECGEADATNAEDADGEGILSMHTVLKKLYERVVQPEMQYRLHSISQCRMQKSRMLAAKRND
- the LOC129236345 gene encoding glutamate dehydrogenase, mitochondrial, with protein sequence MLVALKKSLRSSMPRKIRSSLAIRQKHEIPKHLEKIPKEKDPVFSQMIEYYYHAAAQIMEPTMIKELEKYPWMKKEQREERVGAMLRMIGSTSNMLEVTFPIIKDNGQYELITGYRAHHTRHRLPLKGGIRYAMDVDFDEIRALAYLMAFKTACVNVPFGGSKGGIRIDPKKYTVQELQKITRRYTMELLRRNMIGPGIDVPAPDVNTGEREMSWLVDQYLKTFGYNDVNALAITTGKPVAIGGINGRTAATGRGLFKAADCFITDKNWMDLLGWKTGWKDKTVIVQGFGNVGSHASVFVVEAGAKLIGVQELDVSLVNENGIDPKDLMEYYAKNKKSVKGYTKATEKSGSLLGEKCDILMPCATQKVLTAENAGSVQAKLILEGANGPSTPAADEILRKKNVLIIPDMYCNAGGVTVSYFEYLKNINHVSYGKMHVKRENAMIHELFNSLNEGKGDAKFKPNKKLELMRDCTKEAEIVDAGLQTVMETAAEGIKIVANEYALCNNLRTAAFIHSISKIFRALEVTGISQQ